The sequence GTGAAGTTGTGTGACGAAACTTGGAGTAAAGTAGATCCGCGGCGTAGACAATATCGACGCGCTTCGGAGAAAAAATCTGGCATGGGCCAAGGCTGAAGGCAAAATGCTTTGTGCCGCGGTTACCCATCAGGTCTCCACTGGGGCATGGAATCACACAACATTTTCGGAAATGTCATGTATCGGAAACGCTTCGATTCGATGAACTGCTCAATTGCACGGGCTCTTGATGAGGTCGGCGAGTGGTGGACGCTGCTGATCGTCCGGGAGTGCACGCAAGGGAGCAAGAGGTTCGATGAATTCCAGAATGAGCTGGGTATTGCGCGGAACGTATTGACAGCACGGCTGGAGCGCTTGGTGGAACTGGAAATTCTCGAACGTTTTCCGTTGACCGACCGGGCCAACACGTTCGGTTACCAACTGACCGCGAAGGGAGCTGATTTATATCCGGTTCTTGTTGCTCTCATGCAGTGGGGCGACAAATGGCTTGCTCCGAACGGAAAGCCACCGATCAGGCTGCTCGAAACAAGAAGTGGGCAGGCAATCGAATCGATGGACGTTCGTGGGCCAAGCGGAAATCACCTTTCATTCAGT is a genomic window of Paraburkholderia sp. PREW-6R containing:
- a CDS encoding helix-turn-helix domain-containing protein; the encoded protein is MESHNIFGNVMYRKRFDSMNCSIARALDEVGEWWTLLIVRECTQGSKRFDEFQNELGIARNVLTARLERLVELEILERFPLTDRANTFGYQLTAKGADLYPVLVALMQWGDKWLAPNGKPPIRLLETRSGQAIESMDVRGPSGNHLSFSEVRYAPGPGATKATRVVIDSRNARVLGDDTDRA